Proteins encoded together in one Amblyomma americanum isolate KBUSLIRL-KWMA chromosome 1, ASM5285725v1, whole genome shotgun sequence window:
- the LOC144125486 gene encoding alcohol dehydrogenase class-3-like: MDRNKHKGSPLCEEENAGDAAASVTQRPLHWGLLRDELCEARRLTQISIAAPLDKVWLLCCAVSRGYDAALNASMITKESKVGIWGLGAVGLSAVMGAKERGAKTIIGIDINEANFPKAKEFGCTECVNPNTLSKTIVQHLAEITNGGLDITFECIGNVSTMRDALESCHAGWGESFILGAAPTDEVISTLPSQLTAGRAWRGCAFGGWKSVDQVPQLVVELYLDKKLKLDDLIPHRVHLERINDAFTFMQGGLSIRTAISF, from the exons ATGGATAGGAATAAGCACAAAG GTTCTCCATTGTGCGAGGAAGAAAATGCAGGTGATGCAG CCGCATCAGTCACTCAGCGCCCGTTGCACTGGGGTCTACTCAGAGACGAGCTATGTGAGGCTAGACGCCTGACGCAGATCAGCATTGCGGCGCCGCTCGACAAGGTGTGGCTGCTTTGCTGCGCCGTGTCCAGGGGCTACGACGCAGCTCTGAACGCATCCATGATTACCAAGGAGAGCAAGGTGGGCATCTGGGGCCTGGGTGCCGTCGGCCTCTCGGCCGTCATGGGTGCCAAGGAGCGAGGTGCCAAGACCATCATCGGCATCGACATCAACGAGGCCAATTTCCCGAAAG CGAAGGAGTTCGGCTGCACCGAGTGCGTGAATCCCAACACGTTGTCCAAGACTATTGTGCAGCACCTGGCTGAAATTACGAACGGCGGCCTCGACATCACGTTCGAGTGCATCGGCAACGTCAGTACTATG AGGGATGCGCTGGAGTCATGCCACGCCGGCTGGGGAGAGTCCTTCATCCTGGGAGCAGCACCCACGGACGAGGTGATCTCCACCCTGCCCTCGCAGCTCACCGCCGGCCGGGCCTGGCGAGGATGCGCCTTCGGAG GCTGGAAGTCTGTCGACCAGGTGCCTCAGCTGGTGGTGGAGCTGTACCTAGACAAGAAGCTTAAGCTCGACGACCTCATCCCGCACAGGGTGCACCTGGAGAGGATCAACGACGCCTTCACGTTCATGCAGGGCGGCCTATC CATTCGCACCGCCATCAGCTTCTGA